CTGGCGCGAAGGGGTGCAGAAAGAAACCAGGCAGAGAGTCATAGACAAACTGGCCAGGTGGGGAGGACAGCTCATCGAGGTTCCCTATACCCAGGGCATATCCTCCACACAGCTGCGCACCACCTTAAAGGAAATAGGCACCACCCCCCAGGTGCGCCTGCGCACCCTGCGCCGGCTCATCAATGCCAAGCCCATAGTCCGGGTAATGGAAGTACACAGCGGACTTACCGGTCTTATTGTGGAGCACGTACATTTAAACGGCGGCCGGGGCATCAGGGAATTCGATGCCATGTGGGGCAGCAGCCTCACCGACTCCACCTCCAAGGGCAAGCCGGACATCGAGGCCGTGGACGTCACCTCCCGCATGGGTACCCTGAACGAGGTCCTGGAGGTGACCACCAAGCCCATCGTCTATGACGCAGACACCGGGGGCAAGCCGGAACACTTCGTCTTTACCGTCAAGACCCTGGAGCGCCTGGGGATCTCGGCAGCCATCATCGAGGACAAAAACGGCCTCAAGAAAAACTCCCTCTTCGGCACAGAAGTTGTCCAGACCCAGGAAGACATAGACGAGTTCTGTCACAAAATCCAGATGGGCAGAAATGCCAGGGCCACTGACGACTTTATGGTCATTGCCCGCATCGAAAGCCTTATCCTGGACAAAGGCCAGGAGGATGCTCTGACCAGGGCCAGGGCCTACATGGATGCCGGAGTCGACGGCATCATGATCCACAGTCGCCGCAAAACTCCGGATGAAGTCTTTTCCTTCTGCCGGGAGTACAACAAAATGCCCAATAGAAAACCCCTGGTGGTGGTGCCCTCCAGCTTCAACACCGTAACCGAACAGGAACTTATGGACCATGGAGTGGACATGGTCATCTACGGCAATCAGCTCCTGCGCAGCGCCTATCCGGCCATGGTCCAGACCGCGAAATTGATTCTCGAAAACCAGCGCTCAGCAGAAGCAGACAACCAGATGATGCCCATAAAAGAAATCCTGGAACTCATCCCCGGAGGAAAGTAGGAGATCTGTTAATTGTTAATACGGATAGTTAATAGTTAATTGTTAATTGTTAATAGTTTCAGAAAAAGAATCGTGATTTCATGGAGATATATCCTTAATGCATCTGGACATTTGGAATTTAGAACAATGACTATCAATTCAATTAACCAATTAACAAATAACAATTAACATCATGAAAATCCAAACCTTTGAAGATTTAAACGCATGGAAAGCCTGTCGAGCCTTGCGCATCTTTGTATCAAAGCAGGTTAAACCATCATTGCCAAGATATGAACTCTATCGCTTAGGTGACCAACTCTCAAGGTCCTCCAGGTCAACTACAGCAAATATAGCCGAAGGCTATGGCCGTTTCCACTACATGGACAACGCCAAATACTGCAGTAATTCCCGTGGATCTTGTTGGGAAACCTTGGACCATCTCATAACGGCCCATGATGAAGGATTTATCTCTGATGATATTCTACATCAGGGTCGTGAACTTGTCTACACTGCCGTAAAACTCATTAACGGCTATATGAATTATCTCCAGAAAGCCGGAAAATCAAATGCATCTACAACAAAAGAAGACTTTGCCCAGTATCATGGGAGTTAAAAAGTTATCAGTTAATTGTTAATAGTTAAAGAAAAAAGACTTGTGATTTCAAGCGGTTATCTCTCAAATAAAATTTGACAGCTGGGTATTTAAAAAAATAACAATTCCAGCGTGTTAAGATAGAACTTTTGACTGTCCAGCCAGTATAATGACGCATCTCACATAAAACCAATTAACAATTAACAAATAACAAATAACAAATAACAAATAACAATTAACAATAAACAAAAAAATGATAAATCCAGAAGCATTCTACAAAGCCATTCAGGAACGCGGCATCGGCCTCTTCACCGGGGTCCCGGATTCCCTGCTCAAGCACCTCTGCGCATTTGTGGACCATCACTGCAGCACCGGCAACCACATACTCACCGCCAACGAAGGCAACGCCGTAGCCCTGGCCGCCGGTTACTACATGTCCACCGGCAAAATGGCAGCAGTATACATGCAGAATTCCGGGCTGGGCAATTGCGTCAATCCCCTGACCTCTCTTACCGACCCCCAGGTCTATTCCATCCCTATGCTCCTGATCATCGGCTGGCGCGGGGAGCCTGGAGTAAAGGACGAGCCCCAGCACGTCAAAATGGGCCGTATCACCCCGGCCCAGCTTGACCTCCTGGAGATACCTTACCGCGTACTGGATGCAGCCACCGATCCGGAGCCGGTGCTGGACGATTTATTCTCTGTCCTTGAAAGCACCAGCGCCCCGGCAGCCCTCCTGGTCCGGAAAAACACCTTCCAGGCCTGCACCAAGGCGGCAAAAAATGCCCCCACCCAGGGCCTCAAACGCGAACAGGCCCTGCGAGCACTCCTGGG
Above is a window of Desulfonatronospira thiodismutans ASO3-1 DNA encoding:
- the aepX gene encoding phosphoenolpyruvate mutase encodes the protein MKKQVYVGMSADLVHPGHLNIIKKASELGEVIIGLLTDEAIAGYKRLPHMTFEQRREVVENIKGVSRVVPQYTLDYVPNLEKLRPDFVVHGDDWREGVQKETRQRVIDKLARWGGQLIEVPYTQGISSTQLRTTLKEIGTTPQVRLRTLRRLINAKPIVRVMEVHSGLTGLIVEHVHLNGGRGIREFDAMWGSSLTDSTSKGKPDIEAVDVTSRMGTLNEVLEVTTKPIVYDADTGGKPEHFVFTVKTLERLGISAAIIEDKNGLKKNSLFGTEVVQTQEDIDEFCHKIQMGRNARATDDFMVIARIESLILDKGQEDALTRARAYMDAGVDGIMIHSRRKTPDEVFSFCREYNKMPNRKPLVVVPSSFNTVTEQELMDHGVDMVIYGNQLLRSAYPAMVQTAKLILENQRSAEADNQMMPIKEILELIPGGK
- a CDS encoding four helix bundle protein, which encodes MKIQTFEDLNAWKACRALRIFVSKQVKPSLPRYELYRLGDQLSRSSRSTTANIAEGYGRFHYMDNAKYCSNSRGSCWETLDHLITAHDEGFISDDILHQGRELVYTAVKLINGYMNYLQKAGKSNASTTKEDFAQYHGS
- the aepY gene encoding phosphonopyruvate decarboxylase, whose amino-acid sequence is MINPEAFYKAIQERGIGLFTGVPDSLLKHLCAFVDHHCSTGNHILTANEGNAVALAAGYYMSTGKMAAVYMQNSGLGNCVNPLTSLTDPQVYSIPMLLIIGWRGEPGVKDEPQHVKMGRITPAQLDLLEIPYRVLDAATDPEPVLDDLFSVLESTSAPAALLVRKNTFQACTKAAKNAPTQGLKREQALRALLGLAGDSLVISTTGKTSREVFEIRTSLGHPQQDFLTVGSMGHASSIALGTALGNPGKKVICLDGDGAMLMHMGTMAITGSQKPQGLIHVILNNQAHESVGGQPTVAGNMDLRSIALGCGYSFFHQARDEAGIRQAWENLLDKQGPALLEIKIQPGSRADLGRPTSTPIQNKQAFMEKAHA